A stretch of the Diadema setosum chromosome 16, eeDiaSeto1, whole genome shotgun sequence genome encodes the following:
- the LOC140239790 gene encoding heme-binding protein 2-like, giving the protein MARLLASVVLLVVLSVSLGHAIKLKAPAPVEAKAKAPLQPRSESGPRQCKGLECPRYTVINDGEGYEERQYEASMWVSTEIMSMNYESAVSEGFDKLFHYIDGHNDRKEKVEMTAPVATRVIPGQGPACESNFTIHFFVPFGVQSNPPQPSDPSVFFTNYPASRAYVKSFGGFASQEDWISAASELADALEASQTYDSSYYFTAGYDSPFTFFNRHNEVWFIAN; this is encoded by the exons ATGGCAAGACTTCTCGCAAGCGTCGTCCTCCTCGTCGTCCTCTCCGTCAGCCTCGGCCACGCGATCAAGCTGAAGGCCCCGGCCCCTGTCGAGGCCAAGGCCAAGGCACCCCTGCAGCCCCGGTCCGAGTCGGGCCCCAGGCAGTGCAAGGGCCTCGAATGTCCCCGATACACCGTCATCAACGACGGAGAA GGCTACGAGGAACGCCAGTATGAGGCTTCAATGTGGGTCAGCACCGAAATCATGAGCATGAACTACGAAAGCGCAGTGAGCGAGGGGTTCGACAAACTTTTCCACTACATCGACGGACACAACGACCGAA AGGAGAAGGTCGAAATGACCGCCCCTGTGGCCACTCGAGTCATCCCCGGCCAGGGTCCCGCCTGTGAGAGCAACTTCACCATCCACTTCTTCGTGCCTTTCGGTGTCCAGTCCAACCCACCTCAGCCCAGCGATCCCTCCGTTTTCTTCACCAACTACCCGGCCTCCAGAGCTTACGTCAA GTCGTTTGGTGGCTTTGCCTCACAAGAAGACTGGATCTCGGCCGCCTCCGAGCTGGCCGACGCGCTCGAAGCCTCTCAGACGTACGACAGCTCTTACTACTTCACTGCCGGCTACGACAGCCCGTTCACCTTCTTCAACCGCCACAACGAAGTCTGGTTCATTGCAAACTAA